From a region of the Malania oleifera isolate guangnan ecotype guangnan chromosome 12, ASM2987363v1, whole genome shotgun sequence genome:
- the LOC131144265 gene encoding G-type lectin S-receptor-like serine/threonine-protein kinase At2g19130, producing the protein MLSSASIREAMAMGNIFWFMLSSLFLCSFLKTHFSLGADTISAGNSLSGDQTVISAGGEFELGFFNPRNSSSFYIGIWYKKISLQTVVWVANRDEPISDKHSSELKILDGNLVIFDGSQNPVWSTNLDFSTSNSTEAVLLDNGNFVLRNGPNSSRTKWQSFDFPTDTWLPGMKYGFNKRTNRTQPLTSWKSSNDPGTGIFTIEHDGDGSSQYVSLWNMTRQYWTTGEWNGRYFSTIPEMSTNYADNSIQFYFSYVSNENESYFTYSYHNTSIKSRTVMDLSGQLKQFSWLESAQQWYLFWSQPRQQCEVYALCGPFGICNEKTDNFCGCLPGFVPSSQKNWNLSDWSGGCKRNAILQCGNNASKGEKDMFLPLPNMRLPVNPQTLVVQNIGECELECLSKCSCPAYSYNDGVCSIWIGDLLNLQQLSQDDNSGEVLFLRRSPSEYPAHKSSKGEVVGIVVGSAAGLLALFGLVLILCLWSRRRSIRSAETVEGSLVAFKYRDLQAATKNFSEKLGGGSFGSVFKGTLPDSTVVAVKKLESINQAEKQFRTEVSTIGTIQHINLVRLRGFCSEGTKKLLVYDYMPNGSLDSHLFHGKDSSKVLDWKSRYQIALGTARGLLYLHTKCRDCIIHCDIKPENILLDAGFYPKLADFGLAKLVGREFSRVLTFFRGTRGYLAPEWVSGMAITAKVDVYSYGMTLFELISGRRNFEQSENSNVQFFPVWAANKIIEGGDVLSLLDQQLGGNVDAEELSRVLKVACWCIQDDESHRPSMSQVVQILEGVLDVELPAIPRSLQMLVENPGHIVFFTSSSSSQSCK; encoded by the coding sequence ATGCTCTCATCTGCCAGCATTCGTGAAGCCATGGCTATGGGAAACATTTTCTGGTTCATGCTTTCCTCTCTCTTCCTCTGCTCATTCTTGAAGACCCATTTTTCTTTAGGAGCTGATACCATTTCAGCTGGCAACTCATTGTCAGGGGACCAGACCGTAATCTCTGCTGGTGGAGAATTTGAGTTGGGTTTCTTCAATCCTCGTAATTCCTCAAGCTTCTACATAGGTATCTGGTACAAGAAAATTTCTTTACAGACTGTAGTTTGGGTGGCGAACAGGGATGAACCTATCTCTGATAAACACTCCTCGGAGCTTAAGATCCTCGATGGTAATTTAGTTATTTTTGATGGGTCTCAAAACCCAGTATGGTCTACAAATTTAGATTTTTCTACTTCAAATTCTACAGAAGCTGTTCTTTTGGACAATGggaattttgttttgagaaacgGGCCAAATTCGTCAAGAACAAAATGGCAAAGTTTCGATTTTCCCACAGATACATGGCTTCCAGGTATGAAGTATGGATTTAATAAGCGCACCAATCGGACACAGCCCCTTACTTCGTGGAAAAGTTCAAATGATCCTGGTACTGGAATCTTCACTATTGAACATGACGGAGATGGGTCTAGTCAGTATGTTTCACTGTGGAACATGACTAGGCAGTATTGGACTACTGGGGAGTGGAATGGGCGGTATTTTAGTACGATTCCTGAAATGAGTACCAATTATGCAGacaattcaatacaattttatttcaGCTATGTTTCGAATGAGAACGAGAGTTATTTCACCTATTCATACCATAATACTTCCATCAAATCAAGAACTGTAATGGATTTATCTGGGCAGCTAAAGCAATTTTCCTGGTTGGAGTCTGCCCAGCAATGGTATCTGTTCTGGTCCCAGCCTCGACAGCAATGTGAAGTGTACGCTCTTTGTGGGCCATTTGGAATTTGCAACGAGAAGACTGATAATTTCTGTGGTTGCTTGCCGGGTTTTGTCCCAAGCTCTCAGAAGAATTGGAATTTGAGTGATTGGTCCGGTGGTTGTAAGAGAAATGCCATTTTGCAGTGTGGTAATAATGCTTCTAAAGGGGAGAAAGACATGTTTCTTCCACTGCCTAACATGAGATTGCCTGTGAATCCACAGACATTGGTGGTTCAAAATATCGGAGAATGTGAATTGGAATGCCTGAGTAAATGCTCTTGCCCTGCTTATTCTTATAATGATGGTGTGTGCTCCATATGGATTGGAGACTTGTTAAATCTGCAGCAATTGTCACAAGATGACAATAGTGGAGAAGTTCTCTTTCTTAGACGCTCACCATCTGAATACCCTGCTCACAAGAGTAGTAAGGGAGAAGTTGTTGGTATAGTTGTGGGCTCAGCTGCAGGTTTATTGGCACTATTTGGTCTTGTCTTGATTTTGTGCCTTTGGAGCAGAAGGAGATCAATCAGATCAGCAGAAACTGTAGAGGGTTCATTGGTGGCATTTAAATACAGAGATCTGCAAGCTGCAACGAAAAATTTCTCAGAAAAATTGGGGGGAGGAAGTTTCGGGTCAGTTTTCAAAGGGACATTGCCTGATTCCACTGTGGTAGCTGTGAAGAAGCTTGAAAGTATCAACCAAGCAGAGAAGCAATTCCGAACAGAAGTCAGCACAATTGGGACAATCCAACATATTAACTTGGTTCGGCTTCGGGGGTTTTGCTCTGAAGGCACCAAGAAGTTATTGGTCTATGATTACATGCCAAATGGGTCTCTAGATTCTCATCTTTTTCATGGGAAAGATTCGTCCAAAGTGTTGGACTGGAAATCAAGGTACCAAATTGCATTGGGGACAGCAAGAGGACTGCTCTATCTCCATACCAAGTGCAGAGACTGCATCATACACTGTGACATAAAGCCTGAAAACATTCTTTTAGATGCTGGTTTCTATCCTAAATTGGCAGATTTCGGCCTTGCAAAGCTTGTTGGTCGGGAGTTCAGCCGGGTCTTGACCTTTTTCAGAGGCACAAGGGGCTATCTCGCACCGGAATGGGTTTCAGGCATGGCTATAACTGCCAAAGTTGACGTTTACAGTTATGGAATGACGCTTTTTGAATTGATATCAGGAAGACGAAACTTTGAGCAATCTGAAAACAGCAATGTCCAGTTCTTCCCTGTTTGGGCTGCAAACAAAATAATTGAAGGCGGTGATGTCCTTAGCCTATTAGACCAGCAATTGGGTGGAAATGTGGATGCAGAAGAGCTAAGCAGAGTCCTTAAAGTCGCTTGTTGGTGCATCCAAGATGATGAAAGTCATAGGCCATCAATGAGTCAGGTGGTTCAAATTCTTGAGGGGGTTTTGGATGTTGAACTGCCAGCGATCCCAAGGTCTCTCCAAATGCTTGTCGAAAACCCGGGGCATATAGTTTTCTTCACCAGTTCATCGTCAAGCCAAAGTTGCAAGTAA